Proteins from a genomic interval of Acidimicrobiales bacterium:
- a CDS encoding NAD-dependent epimerase/dehydratase family protein, protein MSTPAEHVLVTGGAGFIGTAMAGALLERGAEVTVADTRPFTDPRAHSVLGDLRRPEILDRAMARPVTTIIHLAAETSVLASMSRPVEVYDTNVALTLSLLERCRAQGVGRFVLASTNAVVGDVGNAVIDEESPLRPLTPYGATKAAAEMLLSAYSASYGLVASAVRLTNVYGPGMQQKDSLVARLMRACLDQGSVSIYGDGDQVRDYLYVDDAVQALLLPLEAGVVGPLTIGSGTSISVNELHDVLRTITGVNLPLPHVAPRPGEMRGVRVRIDRARQLGFEPRASLRRGLAATWDAFADRGQPGGADGDDCHGIPSGRG, encoded by the coding sequence ATGAGCACGCCCGCCGAACACGTCCTGGTGACCGGCGGCGCCGGCTTCATCGGCACAGCCATGGCCGGCGCCCTGCTGGAGCGCGGTGCAGAGGTGACCGTCGCCGACACCAGGCCCTTCACCGATCCCCGCGCCCACTCCGTCCTCGGCGACCTTCGTCGGCCCGAGATCCTCGATCGGGCGATGGCCCGACCCGTGACGACGATCATCCACTTGGCGGCCGAGACATCCGTGCTGGCGTCCATGTCGCGCCCCGTCGAGGTCTACGACACCAACGTGGCCCTCACTCTCTCGCTCCTCGAGCGATGCCGCGCCCAAGGCGTCGGCCGCTTCGTGCTCGCCTCGACCAACGCCGTGGTCGGCGACGTCGGAAACGCCGTCATCGACGAGGAGTCGCCGCTGCGGCCACTGACCCCCTACGGCGCCACCAAGGCGGCGGCCGAGATGCTCCTGTCGGCCTACTCAGCGTCCTACGGCCTCGTCGCGTCCGCCGTGCGCCTCACCAACGTCTACGGCCCGGGGATGCAGCAGAAGGACAGCCTCGTCGCCCGCCTGATGAGAGCCTGCCTGGACCAGGGATCGGTGAGCATCTACGGCGACGGCGACCAGGTGCGCGACTACCTCTACGTCGACGACGCCGTGCAGGCCCTCCTCCTCCCCCTCGAGGCCGGCGTGGTCGGGCCCCTCACCATTGGCTCGGGCACCTCGATCTCGGTCAACGAGCTGCACGACGTCCTGCGGACGATCACCGGTGTCAACCTGCCGCTCCCGCACGTGGCCCCCCGCCCCGGCGAGATGCGCGGGGTGAGGGTGAGGATCGACCGAGCCCGCCAGCTCGGTTTCGAGCCCCGCGCCAGCCTGCGCCGAGGGCTCGCGGCCACGTGGGACGCCTTCGCTGACCGCGGCCAGCCCGGCGGGGCGGATGGCGACGACTGTCACGGAATACCCTCGGGGCGGGGGTAA
- a CDS encoding NAD-dependent epimerase/dehydratase family protein, protein MNLLVLGGDGYLGWPTALRLSAQGHNVGIVDNLVRRQYDGEMGVDSLVPIRDLESRVRTWRRVSGFRVDTYVGDLTDASFVERTLVESAPAAVVHFAEQRSAPYSMIDRAHAVYTQVNNVVGTLNLLYAIAEVDPDIHLVKLGTMGEYGTPNIDIEEGFIEVTHRGRTDVLPFPKQPGSFYHLSKVHDSHNIAFSCRNWGLRSTDLNQGVVYGQETEETALHPDLATRYDYDAVFGTVLNRFIVQAVVGHPLTVYGKGGQTRGMLDIRDTLACVELALLNPPAAGEYRVFNQFTESFSVGDLAERVAALVPGVEIEHLDDPRVEQESHYYRAAHTKLLDLGLAPHLLSDSLITSLLALVERHRARVDASAIRPTVEWRRTQSHLGAIAGRR, encoded by the coding sequence ATGAACCTTCTCGTCCTGGGGGGCGACGGGTACCTGGGCTGGCCGACGGCGCTGCGGCTGTCGGCGCAGGGCCACAACGTCGGCATCGTCGACAACCTCGTACGCCGCCAGTACGACGGGGAGATGGGGGTCGACAGCCTCGTCCCGATCCGAGATCTCGAGTCCCGGGTGAGGACCTGGAGGCGGGTCTCCGGCTTCCGCGTCGACACCTACGTGGGCGACCTCACCGATGCCAGTTTCGTCGAGCGCACGCTGGTCGAGTCGGCCCCGGCCGCGGTGGTCCACTTTGCCGAGCAGCGCTCGGCTCCCTACTCCATGATCGACCGGGCCCACGCCGTCTACACCCAGGTCAACAACGTCGTAGGGACCCTCAACCTCCTCTACGCCATCGCTGAGGTCGATCCCGACATCCACTTGGTGAAGCTCGGCACCATGGGCGAGTACGGCACGCCCAACATCGACATCGAGGAGGGGTTCATCGAGGTCACGCACCGGGGGCGGACCGACGTCCTGCCGTTCCCCAAGCAGCCGGGCTCCTTCTACCACCTGTCCAAGGTCCACGACAGCCACAACATCGCGTTCTCCTGCCGCAACTGGGGCCTGCGCTCGACCGACCTCAACCAGGGGGTCGTCTATGGGCAGGAGACCGAGGAGACGGCGCTGCATCCCGACCTGGCCACCCGCTACGACTACGACGCCGTCTTCGGCACGGTGCTGAACCGCTTCATCGTCCAGGCCGTGGTCGGCCATCCGCTCACTGTCTACGGCAAGGGCGGCCAGACGCGGGGAATGCTCGACATCCGCGACACCCTGGCGTGCGTCGAGCTGGCCCTCCTCAATCCGCCGGCGGCAGGCGAGTACCGCGTCTTCAACCAGTTCACGGAGTCCTTCTCGGTCGGCGACCTGGCCGAGCGGGTGGCGGCACTGGTCCCCGGGGTGGAGATCGAGCACCTCGACGACCCCAGGGTCGAGCAGGAGAGCCACTACTACCGGGCGGCCCACACCAAGCTCCTCGATCTCGGCCTCGCCCCCCACCTGCTGTCGGACAGCCTGATCACGTCCCTCCTGGCCCTGGTCGAGCGACACCGGGCGCGCGTGGACGCGAGCGCCATCCGTCCGACGGTGGAGTGGCGACGCACGCAAAGCCACCTGGGCGCCATCGCCGGGCGTCGCTAG
- a CDS encoding glycosyltransferase family 2 protein → MRRRASSDTSPVDAEAEADFAAHHGSPQLSPLTVLVPAYNEAGNIGRVLDSIPEHVCGLAVSVLVVVDGGHDGTEEIVRARGDYACVAPVNRGQGAALRLGYRMALAHGARYLATIDADGQYDPGELAGLVQPLIDDEADLVTGSRRLGSSEVGDRTRAAGVVVFARLITVLTGQRITDPAFGLRAMKAEVPAALLLEQSQYQAAELLIAAILAGYRVAERPGVMRPRSSGTTKKGSNLAYGYRYARVVLATWLRDR, encoded by the coding sequence GTGCGCCGTCGAGCCTCGTCGGACACGTCACCGGTCGACGCCGAGGCCGAGGCGGATTTCGCTGCCCATCACGGGTCACCCCAGCTGTCCCCGCTCACGGTTCTCGTCCCTGCCTACAACGAGGCCGGCAACATCGGCCGGGTCCTGGACTCGATCCCCGAGCACGTCTGCGGGCTGGCCGTCTCGGTGCTGGTCGTGGTGGACGGCGGCCACGACGGCACCGAGGAGATCGTGCGGGCCCGCGGGGACTACGCCTGTGTGGCACCCGTCAATCGGGGCCAGGGGGCGGCCCTGCGACTGGGGTACCGGATGGCACTCGCCCACGGAGCCCGCTACCTCGCCACCATCGACGCCGACGGGCAGTACGACCCCGGCGAGCTGGCCGGGCTCGTCCAGCCGCTGATCGACGACGAGGCGGACCTCGTCACCGGCTCGCGCCGGCTCGGGTCGTCGGAGGTCGGCGACCGGACGCGGGCCGCGGGCGTGGTCGTCTTCGCCCGCCTCATCACCGTCCTCACCGGCCAGCGCATCACCGACCCGGCCTTCGGCCTGCGAGCGATGAAGGCGGAGGTCCCGGCGGCGCTGCTCCTCGAGCAGTCCCAGTACCAGGCGGCTGAGCTGCTGATCGCCGCCATCCTGGCCGGCTACCGGGTGGCCGAGCGACCGGGTGTCATGAGGCCGCGGTCCTCGGGGACGACCAAGAAGGGAAGCAACCTGGCCTACGGGTACCGCTACGCCCGGGTCGTGCTGGCGACCTGGCTGCGGGACCGGTGA